From the Lathyrus oleraceus cultivar Zhongwan6 chromosome 4, CAAS_Psat_ZW6_1.0, whole genome shotgun sequence genome, one window contains:
- the LOC127135831 gene encoding extensin-like — MGIIDQVRAKLTLDTSWEELKDQREIPNGLYLFSKIDPLEVIAYYLEDLAKQGVDISEFSVDWLPEHPPNFMKRMREPSEKSKKAKKAKLGESSRSRPLVPLAGSPGKSASLPPSVKIKLISSSLPQTTPIYTSAETPPSTTRSSNPLSLKFNLATTTLPVSEAEMVNETTSPSSSPSPQSPPYYDLSSDTEPSDPQSPTLAQLKSCPLASQKPSHPEPEPEVTSPPPEHLNPTTSEPQQFEPTHSEPQPSEPTHFEPQPSEPTHFDIPPPITSVDPTTPTLNLNSPISPSSPSLVSATELETTLPTLEEAIKFFAESSRLAREAEERERKEAEEIAHQEELQRIREAEEKAIANVDAAEAKAKAKADAEEVARIAEEVAAKAKADELTQGEHSNSGKVAKSTKPRKKHFTL; from the exons atgggaatcattgaTCAAGTCAGAGCCAAACTAACACTTGATACCTCTTGGGAAGAACTCAAAGATCAGAGGGAGATTCCCAACGGACTCTACCtgttctccaagattgaccctcTAGAGGTAATAGCCTACTATCTAGAGGACCTTGCCAAGCAAGGGGTGGATATCTCTGAATTCTCAGTGGACTGGCTACCTgagcatccaccaaacttcatgaagaggatgcgagagccCTCTGAGAAGTCCAAGAAGGCGAAGAAAGCTAAGCTGGGAGAATCCTCTAGATCAAGACCCCTAGTTCCTCTGGCTGGCTCTCCAGGTAAGTCTGCATCTCTCCCTCCCTCTGTCAAAATTAAACTAATTTCTTCTTCTCTGCCCCAAACAACCCCCATATACACCTCTGctgaaactcctccctcaaccaccagatcTTCTAACCCATTATCTCTGAAATTCAACCTCGCCACCACAACATTACCTGTTTCAGAAGCAGAAATGGtgaatgaaaccacctcaccatcatcatcaccatctccTCAATCCCCACCTTACTACGATCTCTCCTCTGATACTGAACCATCTGACCCTCAATCCCCCACTCTGGCTCAGCTCAAATCATGTCCTCTGGCCTCTCAAAAGCCATCACAtcctgaacctgaacctgaagtcacttccCCACCTCCGGAACATCTAAATCCAACCACATCTGAACCACAACAATTTGAACCAACCCATTCTGAACCACAACCATCTGAACCAACCCACTTTGAACCACAACCATCTGAACCAACCCACTTTGACATACCACCACCCATCACTTCTGTTGACCCAACAACTCCCACACTTAATCTAAATTCCCCCATCTCACCCTCCTCACCCTCCTTAGTCTCTGCCACTGAACTAGAAACTACCCTTCCTACCCTTGAAGAAGCAATCAAGttttttgcagagtcttca CGCCTAGCAAGAGAAGCCGAGGAACGGGAaaggaaggaagctgaagagatAGCGCATCAAGAAGAACTTCAGAgaatcagagaagctgaagaaaaggcTATTGCTAATGTTGATGCTGCTGAGGCTAAGGCAAAAGCTAAAGCCGACGCTGAAGAAGTAGCTCGCATTGCTGAAGAAGTTGCTGCCAAAGCCAAAGCTGATGaactgactcagggggagcactCCAACTCTGG gaaagtagctaAAAGCACCAAACCAAGGAAG aagcactttacattatAA